A window of the Lactuca sativa cultivar Salinas chromosome 7, Lsat_Salinas_v11, whole genome shotgun sequence genome harbors these coding sequences:
- the LOC111884733 gene encoding cytochrome c oxidase assembly protein COX15, producing MLESRLITIIRRSKSINQIRSSFSSHGGSTNLHSRFALDRYSTYKHVANPTTRNCLINGFRSLHNLNKGTYKPSFRHISTVAASVCKENKETVKLLVTAGPHAQKAIGIWLFASAAWVFSMVILGGVTRLTRSGLSMTDWKFTGSLPPLSDEDWLIEFEKYKQSPEFKRVNRGMNIDDFKFIYWMEYAHRMWGRALGIMFALPFSYFIRKGYINLRLGVRLAGLFALGGGQGMIGWWMVKSGLEEPPSEYSQPRVSPYRLAAHLTSAFAIYCGLFWTALSVVMPEPPTESMAWVNGAAKVKRLALPLGILVGVTAISGAFVAGNDAGHAFNTFPKMGDSWIPEDVLSMKPVIRNFFENTATVQLDHRILATTTLAAIGGLWWSTRKVDLHPAIRSLIGSTMGMAALQVTLGISTLLSYVPVSLGTAHQAGALTLLTFMLLLNHTVRRPSPMLLKSLPAVVKTS from the exons ATGTTGGAGAGTAGACTGATTACGATTATCAGGAGAAGCAAATCTATCAATCAAATAAGATCGTCGTTTTCTTCTCACGGCGGATCGACGAATCTTCATAGTCGATTCGCGTTAGATCGTTATTCAACCTATAAGCATGTTGCTAATCCCACCACCAGGAACTGTCTCATCAATGGCTTTCGATCCTTGCACAATCTTAACAAG GGTACCTACAAGCCATCTTTCAGGCATATATCTACTGTAGCTGCAAGTGTTTGCAAGGAAAATAAGGAGACAGTGAAGCTCCTTGTTACTGCTGGACCTCATGCTCAAAAAGCAATAGGAATATGGCTTTTTGCATCTGCTGCATGGGTCTTCAGTATGGTTATCCTTGGTGGTGTCACACGACTCACTCGATCTGGTCTTTCAATGACAGACTGGAAATTCACTGGCAGCCTTCCTCCTTTATCAGATGAAGATTGGTTGATTGAGTTTGAGAAATATAAACAATCTCCTGAGTTCAAGCG TGTGAACAGAGGAATGAATATTGATGATTTTAAGTTCATTTATTGGATGGAATACGCGCATCGTATGTGGGGAAGAGCATTGGGGATCATGTTTGCTCTCCCATTTTCGTATTTTATACGAAAAGGTTATATAAATCTACGGCTTGGAGTTAGGCTTGCTGGTTTATTTGCTCTTGGTGGTGGGCAAGGGATGATTGGTTGGTGGATGGTTAAAAGTGGTTTAGAA GAGCCACCTTCAGAGTACTCACAACCAAGAGTAAGTCCATATCGTCTTGCTGCTCATCTGACTTCAGCTTTTGCTATTTACTGTGGACTTTTCTGGACTGCTCTTTCTGTTGTCATGCCTGAACCTCCTACCGAGTCAATGGCTTGGGTCAACGGGGCTGCAAAAGTCAAAAGATTGGCTCTTCCGCTTGGGATTCTTGTTGGTGTAACTGCGATTTCAGGAGCTTTTGTTGCAGGAAACGATGCG GGACATGCGTTTAATACGTTTCCAAAGATGGGGGATTCGTGGATTCCGGAAGATGTTTTGAGTATGAAGCCGGTCATCCGCAACTTCTTTGAGAATACAGCAACTGTGCAG CTTGATCATCGTATACTTGCAACTACAACCCTAGCAGCAATTGGTGGGTTATGGTGGTCAACGAGGAAGGTTGACTTACATCCTGCTATTCGTTCATTAATCGGAAGTACCATGGGAATGGCTGCTCTCCAG GTAACTTTGGGCATATCAACTCTTTTGTCTTATGTGCCGGTTTCACTTGGCACAGCCCACCAAGCTGGGGCGTTGACTCTGTTGACTTTTATGCTTCTTTTGAATCACACTGTTCGGCGACCATCACCTATGCTTTTGAAATCACTGCCTGCTGTTGTTAAGACGAGCTAA
- the LOC111884753 gene encoding chaperone protein dnaJ 11, chloroplastic gives MIGTLTTPIGGIPLRLPPPNSTRSTSNVFLCGGRTCKASMHAVLNSKPVAQLKLRRPESLYEVLRVERDATPTEIKTAYRSLAKLYHPDASDFKQQGDRDFIEIHNAYATLSDPEARATYDLKWSTGVRRKSGLYTAVGKRQGFYTCRRWETDQCW, from the coding sequence ATGATCGGAACCCTAACAACACCTATAGGCGGAATCCCTCTCCGCTTACCTCCTCCCAATTCCACCAGATCTACCtcaaatgtatttttatgtggTGGACGTACCTGTAAAGCCTCGATGCACGCCGTTCTCAACTCGAAGCCGGTGGCTCAACTGAAGCTCAGGAGACCGGAGAGTCTGTACGAGGTATTACGAGTTGAGAGAGACGCTACGCCTACAGAGATAAAGACAGCTTACCGGAGTTTGGCTAAACTTTACCATCCGGACGCTTCCGATTTCAAGCAGCAAGGTGATCGTGATTTTATCGAAATTCACAACGCGTATGCCACGTTATCGGATCCGGAGGCGAGAGCTACGTATGATCTGAAATGGAGCACCGGAGTGCGACGGAAATCAGGATTGTACACGGCGGTCGGGAAGAGACAAGGGTTTTACACCTGCCGGCGATGGGAGACCGACCAGTGCTGGTAG
- the LOC111884756 gene encoding small nuclear ribonucleoprotein SmD1a gives MKLVRFLMKLNNETVSIELKNGTVVHGTITGVDISMNTHLKTVKLTLKGKNPVTLDHLSVRGNNIRYYILPDSLNLETLLVEETPRVKPKKPTAGRPVGRGRGRGRGRGRGRGR, from the exons ATGAAGCTCGTCAG GTTTTTGATGAAGTTGAACAACGAAACTGTCTCGATCGAGCTCAAGAATGGAACAGTTGTACATGGAACCATAACAG GTGTTGATATTAGCATGAACACACACTTGAAGACGGTGAAGTTGACACTGAAAGGGAAAAATCCAGTAACCCTTGACCATTTGAGTGTTAGAGGCAATAACATTCGTTACTATATACTTCCCGACAGCTTGAATCTGGAGACATTGCTAGTGGAAGAGACACCTAGAGTCAAGCCCAAGAAGCCCACTGCAG GGCGGCCTGTGGGACGTGGAAGAGGGCGGGGCCGCGGGCGTGGACGTGGTCGTGGGCGTTAA
- the LOC111884749 gene encoding enhancer of mRNA-decapping protein 4 isoform X2 codes for MASPGNQNQQPGGAPFDVQRLFNPSSSPPPISPTLQNPNHPYPPPSSAASYPPPTVTGGPYSYHPPQTNPLFHHQFHIPPPPFHPQQQPPPENHLPSNLQHQRSLPYPTSPLQPPSPKNTNPNHGARLMALLSAPPPSIPDIPSQSSIPLPNPNLNSMLPSSTGPSRMSSSKLPKGRHLVGDRVVYDIDVRLPGEIQPQLEVTPITKYGSDPCLVVGRQIAVNKTYICYGLKPGTIRVLNINTALRSLLKGLAQRVTDMAFFAEDVHLLASASMDGRVYVWKITEEPDEDDKPQITGKIVTAVQIAGEGEPVHPRVCWHCHKQEVLVVGIGNRILRFDTTKIGRGETYSADEPLRCHVDKLIDGIQFVGKHDGEVTDLSMCQWMTTRLVSASVDGTIKIWEDRKSSPIAVLRPHDGLPVNSVTFLTAPHRPDHIILITGGPLNREMKIWASESEEGWLLPSDADSWHCTQTLELKSSETRTEDSFFNQVVALSQSGLLLLANAKKNAIYAVHLDYGPNPESTRMDYIAEFTVTMPILSFTGTSDLLPHGEHIIQVYCVQTQAIQQYALDLSQCLPPPFYDEKIGLESKLDDMPLAEASASSLNETDISCVLSPPVSSSPKLSRNVSDLRTPSGGFEPRQQVNGYEDLKILETSNSNLANTPSLDDDTRIDESKVVKDDRTVKFMHPTHLVTPAELMATSSSEINHVTEVTHDVAVNPDTQNAEVEVKVVREMGTSQNADEAKEKSKLFSSQASGLGIDMARETYELKQLDEVADQTSDVLDDVQDMEIESAVPVGPTSKSKKKKGKNAQSVLKSTDSCDELGGSLSLSILSQIQSMQEAIGQILSSQKEIQKQIPVVVGSPITKEGKRIEAGIGKTMEKIHKANSDAYLARCQEEFAKQEKSNRERYQQIATSAANSHKELLTSSEKILKKEMAAVGPAVGRSVTPVIEKVVTTAVSEAFQRGIGDKAVNQLEKTVNTKLEATVSRQIQVQFQTSGKQALQEALKSSMEASVLPAFEMSCKTMFDQIDSTFQKGMVDHTTAAHQQVESIHSPLAFALRDTINSASSITQTLTSELTDGQRKLVALAGSKSMEAPVDPTKELSRLVYEHKYEEAFTSALQRSDVRIVSWLCSQVDLQGILTSNPVPLSQGVLLSLLQQLACDIGNDTSRKLGWMMDVVVAIKPTDGIIAMHVRPIFEQVYSIMNHQSSIPTTSVAELSSIRVVMRLVNSTLRTM; via the exons ATGGCTTCCCCtggaaatcaaaatcaacaaccaGGTGGAGCTCCATTTGATGTTCAAAGATTGTTCAACCCTTCTTCTTCACCACCACCGATTTCACCAACCCTACAAAACCCTAATCATCCTTATCCTCCACCATCTTCCGCCGCTTCGTATCCTCCACCCACGGTTACCGGAGGTCCATACTCTTACCACCCTCCTCAAACTAACCCTCTTTTCCACCATCAATTTCATATCCCACCACCCCCTTTCCACCCtcaacaacaaccaccaccagAGAATCATTTGCCTTCTAATTTGCAACACCAGCGATCACTTCCTTACCCGACATCCCCTCTTCAACCTCCCAGCCCTAAAAACACGAACCCTAACCATGGAGCTCGACTCATGGCTCTTTTAAGCGCCCCACCGCCTTCCATTCCCGATATTCCTTCCCAATCATCCATCCCTTTACCTAACCCTAATCTTAACTCTATGCTCCCTTCATCGACCGGTCCATCGCGTATGTCGAGCAGTAAGCTACCCAAGGGACGGCATTTAGTCGGTGATCGCGTTGTTTATGACATAGATGTTAGGTTGCCTGGAGAGATTCAGCCTCAACTTGAGGTCACTCCCATCACCAAGTATGGTTCAGATCCTTGTCTAGTGGTCGGTCGTCAGATTGCTGTTAACAAGACTTATATATGTTATGGTTTGAAACCGGGAACTATCAGGGTTCTTAATATAAACACTGCATTAAGATCACTGCTTAAAGGTCTTGCTCAG AGGGTTACAGATATGGCTTTCTTTGCGGAAGATGTTCACCTTTTAGCTAG TGCAAGCATGGATGGACGAGTTTACGTATGGAAGATTACAGAAGAACCCGATGAAGATGATAAGCCACAAATTACAGGAAAGATAGTTACAGCCGTCCAAATTGCAGGAGAAGGAGAACCTGTTCATCCTCGAGTTTGTTGGCACTGCCATAAACAA GAGGTTCTTGTAGTTGGAATTGGAAATCGTATACTTAGATTTGATACTACAAAGATTGGGAGAGGTGAAACATATTCTGCAGATGAACCACTCAGATGCCATGTTGACAAGTTGATTGATGGAATTCAGTTTGTTGGCAAACATGATGGTGAAGTGACAGATTTATCAATGTGCCAATGGATGACCACTCGTTTGGTTTCTGCTTCAGTAGATGGAACA ATCAAAATCTGGGAAGACCGTAAATCATCTCCAATTGCAGTGCTGAGGCCACATGATGGTCTTCCGGTCAACTCTGTTACATTCTTGACTGCCCCTCATCGCCCAGATCACATCATACTGATCACCGGG GGTCCCTTGAACCGTGAAATGAAAATATGGGCTTCAGAAAGTGAAGAAGGATGGTTGCTTCCTAGTGATGCTGACTCATGGCATTGTACTCAAACATTGGAACTGAAGAGTTCTGAAACAAGAACTGAAGATTCCTTCTTCAATCAAGTTGTTGCATTATCTCAATCCGGTCTTCTCTTATTAGCAAATGCCAAGAAAAATGCTATTTATGCTGTCCACCTGGATTATGGTCCAAACCCGGAATCCACCCGGATGGATTACATTGCAGAATTCACTGTCACTATGCCAATTTTGAGCTTTACTGGCACTAGTGATCTCTTACCACATGGGGAACACATCATTCAGGTTTATTGTGTCCAAACACAAGCCATTCAGCAATATGCTTTGGACTTGTCTCAATGCCTACCACCTCCATTTTATGATGAAAAAATTGGTTTGGAAAGCAAATTGGATGACATGCCATTGGCGGAAGCTTCCGCCTCTTCCCTAAATGAGACTGATATTTCTTGTGTTTTGTCACCACCAGTTTCTTCAAGCCCTAAGTTATCTAGAAATGTTTCTGACCTGAGAACTCCATCTGGCGGTTTTGAGCCACGTCAGCAAGTAAATGGTTATGAGGATCTGAAGATTCTGGAAACTTCTAATTCAAATTTGGCTAATACGCCCTCGCTGGATGATGATACAAGGATTGATGAAAGTAAAGTTGTTAAAGATGATCGAACTGTTAAATTTATGCATCCGACTCATCTAGTGACTCCTGCTGAATTGATGGCCACGTCATCATCTGAAATAAATCATGTTACAGAGGTAACACATGACGTGGCGGTCAACCCAGATACGCAGAATGCTGAGGTGGAGGTGAAGGTTGTGCGTGAAATGGGAACGAGTCAAAATGCTGACGAGGCGAAGGAAAAGTCAAAATTATTCTCGTCACAGGCATCGGGACTCGGAATCGATATGGCACGGGAGACTTACGAGCTGAAACAACTTGATGAGGTGGCGGATCAAACTTCAGATGTTCTGGATGATGTTCAAGACATGGAAATTGAGTCGGCTGTTCCTGTGGGTCCCACATcaaaatcaaaaaagaaaaaggGAAAGAATGCTCAAAGCGTGTTGAAGTCAACCGATTCGTGTGATGAATTAGGTGGGAGTTTGAGTTTGAGCATCCTTTCACAAATTCAGTCAATGCAAGAAGCAATTGgtcaaattctgagcagtcaaaaGGAAATCCAGAAGCAGATTCCGGTGGTGGTTGGGAGCCCGATTACAAAAGAAGGAAAAAGGATCGAGGCGGGAATCGGGAAAACCATGGAGAAAATTCATAAAGCCAATTCTGATGCTTACCTGGCGCGTTGTCAAGAAGAGTTTGCAAAACAGGAAAAGTCAAACCGGGAACGCTATCAGCAGATCGCCACGTCAGCTGCAAACAGTCACAAGGAATTGCTTACATCATCCGAGAAAATCTTGAAGAAGGAAATGGCTGCAGTGGGGCCCGCTGTCGGACGATCTGTTACTCCAGTTATCGAAAAGGTAGTCACGACAGCTGTCTCCGAGGCTTTCCAG AGAGGCATAGGTGATAAGGCTGTAAATCAGTTGGAAAAAACAGTTAATACCAAGCTTGAAGCAACTGTTTCAAGGCAAATTCAAGTCCAATTTCAAACATCTGGAAAACAAGCTTTACAG GAAGCACTGAAGAGTAGTATGGAAGCTTCTGTTCTTCCTGCTTTCGAGATGTCCTGCAAAACCATGTTTGACCAAATTGACTCCACATTTCAAAAAGGAATGGTTGACCATACAACCGCAGCTCATCAGCAAGTTGAATCTATACATTCGCCTTTAGCATTTGCTTTGAGG GATACTATCAATTCAGCATCATCGATAACTCAAACATTGACCAGTGAGTTGACTGATGGTCAACGGAAATTGGTGGCTCTTGCAGGGTCAAAATCG atggAAGCACCAGTGGATCCAACAAAAGAGCTATCAAGATTAGTATACGAGCACAAATACGAGGAGGCTTTTACTTCCGCCCTTCAAAGAAGTGATGTACGGATCGTTTCCTGGTTATGCTCACAG GTGGATTTACAGGGGATATTAACGAGTAATCCTGTACCTTTGAGCCAAGGGGTATTACTGTCATTACTGCAGCAGTTGGCATGTGATATCGGGAACGATACATCTAGGAAACTTGGATGGATGATGGATGTAGTGGTGGCGATCAAACCAACGGATGGGATCATCGCGATGCATGTGAGGCCGATATTTGAACAGGTGTATTCAATCATGAACCATCAATCGAGTATTCCCACGACTTCCGTTGCTGAGCTGTCAAGCATACGTGTTGTTATGAGGCTTGTCAACTCTACACTTCGGACCATGTAA
- the LOC111884749 gene encoding enhancer of mRNA-decapping protein 4 isoform X1, which produces MASPGNQNQQPGGAPFDVQRLFNPSSSPPPISPTLQNPNHPYPPPSSAASYPPPTVTGGPYSYHPPQTNPLFHHQFHIPPPPFHPQQQPPPENHLPSNLQHQRSLPYPTSPLQPPSPKNTNPNHGARLMALLSAPPPSIPDIPSQSSIPLPNPNLNSMLPSSTGPSRMSSSKLPKGRHLVGDRVVYDIDVRLPGEIQPQLEVTPITKYGSDPCLVVGRQIAVNKTYICYGLKPGTIRVLNINTALRSLLKGLAQRVTDMAFFAEDVHLLASASMDGRVYVWKITEEPDEDDKPQITGKIVTAVQIAGEGEPVHPRVCWHCHKQEVLVVGIGNRILRFDTTKIGRGETYSADEPLRCHVDKLIDGIQFVGKHDGEVTDLSMCQWMTTRLVSASVDGTIKIWEDRKSSPIAVLRPHDGLPVNSVTFLTAPHRPDHIILITGGPLNREMKIWASESEEGWLLPSDADSWHCTQTLELKSSETRTEDSFFNQVVALSQSGLLLLANAKKNAIYAVHLDYGPNPESTRMDYIAEFTVTMPILSFTGTSDLLPHGEHIIQVYCVQTQAIQQYALDLSQCLPPPFYDEKIGLESKLDDMPLAEASASSLNETDISCVLSPPVSSSPKLSRNVSDLRTPSGGFEPRQQVNGYEDLKILETSNSNLANTPSLDDDTRIDESKVVKDDRTVKFMHPTHLVTPAELMATSSSEINHVTEVTHDVAVNPDTQNAEVEVKVVREMGTSQNADEAKEKSKLFSSQASGLGIDMARETYELKQLDEVADQTSDVLDDVQDMEIESAVPVGPTSKSKKKKGKNAQSVLKSTDSCDELGGSLSLSILSQIQSMQEAIGQILSSQKEIQKQIPVVVGSPITKEGKRIEAGIGKTMEKIHKANSDAYLARCQEEFAKQEKSNRERYQQIATSAANSHKELLTSSEKILKKEMAAVGPAVGRSVTPVIEKVVTTAVSEAFQRGIGDKAVNQLEKTVNTKLEATVSRQIQVQFQTSGKQALQEALKSSMEASVLPAFEMSCKTMFDQIDSTFQKGMVDHTTAAHQQVESIHSPLAFALRDTINSASSITQTLTSELTDGQRKLVALAGSKSVNPLLSQISNGPNSGFHEKMEAPVDPTKELSRLVYEHKYEEAFTSALQRSDVRIVSWLCSQVDLQGILTSNPVPLSQGVLLSLLQQLACDIGNDTSRKLGWMMDVVVAIKPTDGIIAMHVRPIFEQVYSIMNHQSSIPTTSVAELSSIRVVMRLVNSTLRTM; this is translated from the exons ATGGCTTCCCCtggaaatcaaaatcaacaaccaGGTGGAGCTCCATTTGATGTTCAAAGATTGTTCAACCCTTCTTCTTCACCACCACCGATTTCACCAACCCTACAAAACCCTAATCATCCTTATCCTCCACCATCTTCCGCCGCTTCGTATCCTCCACCCACGGTTACCGGAGGTCCATACTCTTACCACCCTCCTCAAACTAACCCTCTTTTCCACCATCAATTTCATATCCCACCACCCCCTTTCCACCCtcaacaacaaccaccaccagAGAATCATTTGCCTTCTAATTTGCAACACCAGCGATCACTTCCTTACCCGACATCCCCTCTTCAACCTCCCAGCCCTAAAAACACGAACCCTAACCATGGAGCTCGACTCATGGCTCTTTTAAGCGCCCCACCGCCTTCCATTCCCGATATTCCTTCCCAATCATCCATCCCTTTACCTAACCCTAATCTTAACTCTATGCTCCCTTCATCGACCGGTCCATCGCGTATGTCGAGCAGTAAGCTACCCAAGGGACGGCATTTAGTCGGTGATCGCGTTGTTTATGACATAGATGTTAGGTTGCCTGGAGAGATTCAGCCTCAACTTGAGGTCACTCCCATCACCAAGTATGGTTCAGATCCTTGTCTAGTGGTCGGTCGTCAGATTGCTGTTAACAAGACTTATATATGTTATGGTTTGAAACCGGGAACTATCAGGGTTCTTAATATAAACACTGCATTAAGATCACTGCTTAAAGGTCTTGCTCAG AGGGTTACAGATATGGCTTTCTTTGCGGAAGATGTTCACCTTTTAGCTAG TGCAAGCATGGATGGACGAGTTTACGTATGGAAGATTACAGAAGAACCCGATGAAGATGATAAGCCACAAATTACAGGAAAGATAGTTACAGCCGTCCAAATTGCAGGAGAAGGAGAACCTGTTCATCCTCGAGTTTGTTGGCACTGCCATAAACAA GAGGTTCTTGTAGTTGGAATTGGAAATCGTATACTTAGATTTGATACTACAAAGATTGGGAGAGGTGAAACATATTCTGCAGATGAACCACTCAGATGCCATGTTGACAAGTTGATTGATGGAATTCAGTTTGTTGGCAAACATGATGGTGAAGTGACAGATTTATCAATGTGCCAATGGATGACCACTCGTTTGGTTTCTGCTTCAGTAGATGGAACA ATCAAAATCTGGGAAGACCGTAAATCATCTCCAATTGCAGTGCTGAGGCCACATGATGGTCTTCCGGTCAACTCTGTTACATTCTTGACTGCCCCTCATCGCCCAGATCACATCATACTGATCACCGGG GGTCCCTTGAACCGTGAAATGAAAATATGGGCTTCAGAAAGTGAAGAAGGATGGTTGCTTCCTAGTGATGCTGACTCATGGCATTGTACTCAAACATTGGAACTGAAGAGTTCTGAAACAAGAACTGAAGATTCCTTCTTCAATCAAGTTGTTGCATTATCTCAATCCGGTCTTCTCTTATTAGCAAATGCCAAGAAAAATGCTATTTATGCTGTCCACCTGGATTATGGTCCAAACCCGGAATCCACCCGGATGGATTACATTGCAGAATTCACTGTCACTATGCCAATTTTGAGCTTTACTGGCACTAGTGATCTCTTACCACATGGGGAACACATCATTCAGGTTTATTGTGTCCAAACACAAGCCATTCAGCAATATGCTTTGGACTTGTCTCAATGCCTACCACCTCCATTTTATGATGAAAAAATTGGTTTGGAAAGCAAATTGGATGACATGCCATTGGCGGAAGCTTCCGCCTCTTCCCTAAATGAGACTGATATTTCTTGTGTTTTGTCACCACCAGTTTCTTCAAGCCCTAAGTTATCTAGAAATGTTTCTGACCTGAGAACTCCATCTGGCGGTTTTGAGCCACGTCAGCAAGTAAATGGTTATGAGGATCTGAAGATTCTGGAAACTTCTAATTCAAATTTGGCTAATACGCCCTCGCTGGATGATGATACAAGGATTGATGAAAGTAAAGTTGTTAAAGATGATCGAACTGTTAAATTTATGCATCCGACTCATCTAGTGACTCCTGCTGAATTGATGGCCACGTCATCATCTGAAATAAATCATGTTACAGAGGTAACACATGACGTGGCGGTCAACCCAGATACGCAGAATGCTGAGGTGGAGGTGAAGGTTGTGCGTGAAATGGGAACGAGTCAAAATGCTGACGAGGCGAAGGAAAAGTCAAAATTATTCTCGTCACAGGCATCGGGACTCGGAATCGATATGGCACGGGAGACTTACGAGCTGAAACAACTTGATGAGGTGGCGGATCAAACTTCAGATGTTCTGGATGATGTTCAAGACATGGAAATTGAGTCGGCTGTTCCTGTGGGTCCCACATcaaaatcaaaaaagaaaaaggGAAAGAATGCTCAAAGCGTGTTGAAGTCAACCGATTCGTGTGATGAATTAGGTGGGAGTTTGAGTTTGAGCATCCTTTCACAAATTCAGTCAATGCAAGAAGCAATTGgtcaaattctgagcagtcaaaaGGAAATCCAGAAGCAGATTCCGGTGGTGGTTGGGAGCCCGATTACAAAAGAAGGAAAAAGGATCGAGGCGGGAATCGGGAAAACCATGGAGAAAATTCATAAAGCCAATTCTGATGCTTACCTGGCGCGTTGTCAAGAAGAGTTTGCAAAACAGGAAAAGTCAAACCGGGAACGCTATCAGCAGATCGCCACGTCAGCTGCAAACAGTCACAAGGAATTGCTTACATCATCCGAGAAAATCTTGAAGAAGGAAATGGCTGCAGTGGGGCCCGCTGTCGGACGATCTGTTACTCCAGTTATCGAAAAGGTAGTCACGACAGCTGTCTCCGAGGCTTTCCAG AGAGGCATAGGTGATAAGGCTGTAAATCAGTTGGAAAAAACAGTTAATACCAAGCTTGAAGCAACTGTTTCAAGGCAAATTCAAGTCCAATTTCAAACATCTGGAAAACAAGCTTTACAG GAAGCACTGAAGAGTAGTATGGAAGCTTCTGTTCTTCCTGCTTTCGAGATGTCCTGCAAAACCATGTTTGACCAAATTGACTCCACATTTCAAAAAGGAATGGTTGACCATACAACCGCAGCTCATCAGCAAGTTGAATCTATACATTCGCCTTTAGCATTTGCTTTGAGG GATACTATCAATTCAGCATCATCGATAACTCAAACATTGACCAGTGAGTTGACTGATGGTCAACGGAAATTGGTGGCTCTTGCAGGGTCAAAATCGGTAAATCCATTATTAAGCCAAATCAGCAACGGGCCCAACAGTGGTTTCCATGAGAAG atggAAGCACCAGTGGATCCAACAAAAGAGCTATCAAGATTAGTATACGAGCACAAATACGAGGAGGCTTTTACTTCCGCCCTTCAAAGAAGTGATGTACGGATCGTTTCCTGGTTATGCTCACAG GTGGATTTACAGGGGATATTAACGAGTAATCCTGTACCTTTGAGCCAAGGGGTATTACTGTCATTACTGCAGCAGTTGGCATGTGATATCGGGAACGATACATCTAGGAAACTTGGATGGATGATGGATGTAGTGGTGGCGATCAAACCAACGGATGGGATCATCGCGATGCATGTGAGGCCGATATTTGAACAGGTGTATTCAATCATGAACCATCAATCGAGTATTCCCACGACTTCCGTTGCTGAGCTGTCAAGCATACGTGTTGTTATGAGGCTTGTCAACTCTACACTTCGGACCATGTAA